The genomic DNA CCAGAAAGTCCCTATCAACGTTCTGGCCCTGCATGGGGTGCCATCATTTCGCTTTCCTTCGGCACCTTCGGGCTTGTGACGGCAGAGTTTCTGCCCGCCAGCGTTCTGACACCGCTCGCGCATGATCTCCGTATCACCACGGGCACGGCTGGACAGGCGCTAACAGCGACCGCAATCGTCGCGGCGATCTCGGCACCGATAATCGCCATCGTGACAAAGCGTCTGGACCGCAGGGTCGTCATCTGGGCGATGACGCTGCTGCTGATCCTGTCGAACGTTCTGGCGGAGGTTGCGGGGTCGCTGCCGGTTTTGCTGGCGGCACGCGTCGTCCTTGGCATATCGCTTGGTGGTTTTTGGTCAATTTCGGCAGCGTTGGCGATGCGGCTGGTTCCAAGTCACCTCATGCCGCGCGCCATGTCGATCATCCTCACCGGCGTTTCTGTCGCCTCCGTCTGCGCGGCTCCAATCGGCGCTTATGTCGGTGACATTTGGGGATGGCGAGCCTCGTTCAAGGTCGCCGCAATCGTGAGTGCCGTTGCGCTGCTCGTGCAACTCGTAACCATTCCGCCACTGCCTCCGATCGAAGTGCGCAGATTCCGCAGTCCGCTGGATGTCGCGAAGAATCCGGCGATGAAGGTTGCGGTGC from Mesorhizobium sp. M1E.F.Ca.ET.045.02.1.1 includes the following:
- a CDS encoding MFS transporter produces the protein MTESATDLVDAALFDRDRLDPESPYQRSGPAWGAIISLSFGTFGLVTAEFLPASVLTPLAHDLRITTGTAGQALTATAIVAAISAPIIAIVTKRLDRRVVIWAMTLLLILSNVLAEVAGSLPVLLAARVVLGISLGGFWSISAALAMRLVPSHLMPRAMSIILTGVSVASVCAAPIGAYVGDIWGWRASFKVAAIVSAVALLVQLVTIPPLPPIEVRRFRSPLDVAKNPAMKVAVLVVLLVASGHFASFAYIRAFLESVPALDKKSIPLVFLAFGTAGVFGNLAGAFLTKHSLKAVAALPPLLIAVAAVSLLTMGASALISAIAVTVWGFAFGAVPVGLQTWMVLRVAPEQAESAGVLMVIAFQVPIAAGTAFGGLLVDHTGIASVFVYSAVATFLAVLTVFLLGPNRKT